Proteins found in one Armatimonadia bacterium genomic segment:
- a CDS encoding uroporphyrinogen decarboxylase family protein — MTSRERVATILSGGIPDRVAMDESPWGETYERWRREGLPQGANVVDYFGMDLAKIGGPNLTFRLETKVVGEDDTYRTVTDADGVTAKRHKTESGHTPHWLDHLIKTADDWYEYAPRLTPATERWAQDIVQQCADARATDRYVVICHPDPYERAWPTWGQVRIFEMMMDDPQTVADCFMAYARLITAQYDLLEQLGADWDGTFMYTDLGYRNSTLFSPTLYDELLFPAHQHITDWMKAHGKRLICHSCGRILSLIPRFIKVGFDAIQPLEAKCGQDVRELKDLYGNQITFFGNIDVRALSGTKEDVYNEVMSKLPKAMEGGGYIFHSDHSVPPTVSWENYCYAVQLVKEHGVY, encoded by the coding sequence ATGACCTCGCGTGAGCGCGTTGCTACGATCCTCTCCGGCGGGATTCCCGACCGTGTTGCCATGGACGAGAGTCCCTGGGGCGAGACCTATGAGCGTTGGCGTCGCGAAGGTCTCCCGCAGGGCGCGAACGTCGTCGACTACTTCGGGATGGACCTCGCCAAGATCGGTGGCCCCAATCTCACCTTCCGGCTGGAGACGAAGGTGGTCGGCGAGGACGACACCTACCGAACGGTGACTGACGCCGATGGTGTGACCGCGAAACGTCACAAGACGGAGTCCGGCCACACCCCGCACTGGCTGGACCACCTCATCAAGACGGCCGACGACTGGTATGAGTATGCGCCCCGGCTTACCCCCGCGACCGAACGCTGGGCACAGGACATCGTGCAGCAGTGCGCCGACGCGCGGGCCACTGACCGGTACGTGGTCATCTGTCATCCAGACCCCTATGAGCGTGCCTGGCCGACCTGGGGTCAGGTGCGCATCTTTGAGATGATGATGGACGACCCGCAGACGGTCGCCGACTGCTTCATGGCCTACGCACGCCTGATCACCGCCCAATACGATCTGTTGGAGCAGCTCGGGGCCGACTGGGACGGTACCTTCATGTACACCGACCTCGGGTACCGGAACTCGACACTGTTCTCTCCGACCTTGTATGATGAGCTGCTCTTCCCCGCGCACCAGCACATTACCGACTGGATGAAGGCCCATGGCAAGCGGCTGATCTGCCACTCCTGCGGGCGGATACTGTCGCTGATCCCGCGCTTCATCAAGGTGGGTTTCGATGCGATCCAGCCACTGGAAGCCAAGTGCGGGCAGGATGTGCGCGAACTCAAGGACCTCTACGGCAACCAGATCACCTTCTTCGGCAACATCGACGTCCGTGCACTCTCCGGCACGAAGGAGGACGTCTACAACGAGGTAATGTCGAAGCTGCCGAAGGCCATGGAGGGCGGCGGCTACATCTTCCACTCCGACCACAGCGTTCCCCCGACGGTAAGCTGGGAGAACTACTGTTACGCCGTGCAGCTTGTGAAAGAGCACGGGGTCTACTGA
- a CDS encoding sugar phosphate isomerase/epimerase family protein encodes MIEVGVFADEVSSDFEEEVDLCARAGAHCIELRGGLWGRAVQNCTDEDVARAQEVLARYDSRVAIIGSPVGKLSLGNEEEHQTHLKWFDRMCELAHTFNTRIIRGFAFWTPTRKSLPRPNLDELIDEIATRLSPIAQRAIDEDVYFCFEAEGSTCSGTCAEIARIIDAITPNDNLMVAWDVNNAARLEEHPFDVGYPLIKDRVKHVHVKPNRFKNIETVWDWEDTSYKKVFETLIADGYEGVATVEHWGSRWLMLEGVRQTVELLKQVQG; translated from the coding sequence ATGATTGAGGTTGGCGTATTCGCAGACGAGGTATCCAGCGACTTCGAGGAAGAAGTCGATTTGTGCGCCCGTGCCGGCGCCCACTGCATCGAGCTTCGTGGTGGGCTCTGGGGGCGGGCCGTGCAAAACTGCACCGACGAGGACGTGGCGCGAGCTCAGGAGGTTCTGGCCCGCTACGATTCCCGGGTCGCAATCATCGGCTCGCCGGTGGGCAAGCTCTCCCTGGGTAACGAAGAGGAGCACCAGACCCACCTGAAGTGGTTCGACCGCATGTGCGAGCTTGCGCACACCTTCAACACCCGCATCATTCGCGGCTTCGCCTTCTGGACGCCGACGCGCAAGAGCTTGCCCCGGCCGAATCTGGACGAGCTGATCGACGAGATCGCCACCCGGCTGTCCCCCATCGCGCAGCGGGCCATCGACGAAGACGTCTACTTCTGCTTCGAGGCCGAGGGAAGCACCTGCTCGGGAACCTGCGCGGAGATCGCCCGGATCATCGACGCCATCACACCCAACGACAACCTCATGGTGGCCTGGGATGTGAACAACGCGGCGAGGCTCGAGGAGCACCCCTTCGACGTCGGCTACCCGCTTATCAAGGACCGCGTGAAGCATGTCCACGTGAAGCCGAACCGCTTCAAGAACATCGAGACCGTGTGGGACTGGGAAGACACCAGCTACAAGAAGGTCTTCGAGACTCTGATCGCCGACGGCTATGAGGGCGTGGCGACGGTCGAGCACTGGGGTTCACGCTGGCTGATGCTGGAGGGCGTGCGCCAGACGGTGGAACTGCTCAAGCAGGTGCAGGGTTAG